Sequence from the Equus quagga isolate Etosha38 chromosome 15, UCLA_HA_Equagga_1.0, whole genome shotgun sequence genome:
TGAATAAAGGTGAGAGCTTCGACTAAAGCATTTTCCACAGTCTTTACATTCGAAGGGTTTTAGTCCAGTGTGGGTTCTGTGATGTACAACGAGGTGAGATCTTTGGCTGTAAGacttcccacattcattacattcatagggcCTCACTCTGACATGAGTTCTTTGATGCAGAATGAGATGTGTGTTCTGTctgaaagatttcccacattcaggacattcataaggtttctctccagtatgggTTCTCTGATGCCTAATAAGCCTGGAGCTATGAACAAAAGATTTCCCGCACTGATTACATGTGTACAGTTTGTCTCCCGTATGAGTTCTCTGATGGGTAACAAGGTGAGAGAACCAGCTGAAGGAttttccacattctttacattcatagggttctTCACCAGTATGAGTCTTTTGATGTCCAATGAGATGAGAACTCCGGCTGAAAGAttttccacattctttacattcatagggctttTCTCCGGTATGAATAAGCCGGTGCCTGGTAAGATTAGAGCGCCAGCTGAAGAActttccacattccttacattcatagggtttctctctgTGTATACCCTTTGATATACCAAGGGATGTACCGTGAGTAAGAGAGCTATCATTATCGGGGCATTTGTAGGATTTATCTACCGTTTGAGTTCTTGAAAATTGAATAAGGTGAATGTTTTGACAGAAGGTTTGACCACAGTCCTTACTATTATTTGAATAGCTCTCCTCATGACCACTAAAAACTAAATcatgttttaaacttttagtACATGAGTCATGTTTATGGAAATACTCTCTCAGGATTAGCTGAGCAGGAAGAAGACAGTTCCCcccatatttaccattttcacaGACTCTCTCCTGAGTAAGTActttcttttgggtaaatgccaCTTGCCTCAAATGTCTCTCCTGGCTTTCTTGATACTTGTCCAATTGGTCTTCACATCTCCAGACTTCTTCTAATGACAAACACCAGAGATCATTCTTTGCCATTCCTTCCATTTTAATGTCACAGGACTGTTTATCTTTAGAAATGCTCTTACTGGAAACTGATGATTTAATTTCACCTGCAGTCTCcaaatctgaaagaaaagaaaaagctttgcaTAACTAAAAAAAGTATTAAGGTCAGAATGGTGGGATGTACGTGAAGACAAAGCATGTAAGCTGTGCAGCGTTGCTTTCCAGTATAGTTTTGTAACctcagtggagaaagagaaacgGAGGAACAGAGCAGTAAGCAGGAAATGCGTCAGGTATGTGGTacataaaagacataaaaggagcAAAGAGAGTAAAGCCACAGACTGGGCATGACACATGGGATCAGGATATGCAGGGTAGTGTGGCAATAAGGGAAGCCCATAGAAAGGACTTCACCCCCTTATCTAATCCCAGCACTACTCAGACAAGAACCTAAAGTGTCTACTTGTTGCCAGGCCCTTCCCCTGATATGCATTCTTCACACTACTGCCAAGGCAATATTCCTAAACCATGAATGCAGCCACATGTCAGGCAATGCCTTTTATCTACATCACCAAAGCACTACAGAGTCATGCCCAGATGACGGACACAACAAACCTCTCAGAATGGCCATGTGACGGGCTGGAAGAGCAGGAGCACGGAAGTCACCCAGATACAGGTTCTAATGTAAGCTGTACCACCACTACTGGTTAACTCGAACAAGCTGTTagacttttcaaaaatcattttgcttatctgtaatcTAAGGATGACAGTATTTGTCATGTAAGATTATTGTAAGTATTATATAAGGTGTGAGCTCATCACAGTCTCTGACACATGTATGGTCAAAGTGATACCATTTATAGTAATTACTATTCCTATCTCCTATTGTGAGTACTTTGTTCTGAGACATCAAGACTTAACAACTGACAGGGCTAGCACCACAAGACACTAACTCAGAACATGCATGCTAACTTATATTCTCCTGAACTTTTTGCCCTTCTGCTTATACCCACAGATATTACTGCAAATTAGTCTCCCTTCTAAGAGTCGACGTTTGTTTTTCAATGCCTTTCAGGTAGAATGTTTAGTTCTGAACCAAGGAAAAACTCCACTGTTTACCACCTCTCCCTACGTAAGTGGGGTGATAGTCTACTCTTACCTGGTGTATGGGTTGCATTTTGTCTCCCAAAGAaagtatgttgaagtcctaacccccaatatttcagaatgtgactgtatttggaaatgggATCATTGCAGATATAATCAGATGAAGGGTGGGCCCCAATACAATACAACTGGTGTTCTCgtaggaagaggagaggagacacacagaaagacacacaGGAAAATGCCTCGTGAAGATGAAGGCTGACTG
This genomic interval carries:
- the ZNF10 gene encoding zinc finger protein 10, giving the protein MEAELPTAQSHTLVTFKDILVNFNREEWKLLNAAQQIMYKDVMLENYENLVSLGHQLPKPDVILRLEKGQEPWLAERGIHQETHPDLETAGEIKSSVSSKSISKDKQSCDIKMEGMAKNDLWCLSLEEVWRCEDQLDKYQESQERHLRQVAFTQKKVLTQERVCENGKYGGNCLLPAQLILREYFHKHDSCTKSLKHDLVFSGHEESYSNNSKDCGQTFCQNIHLIQFSRTQTVDKSYKCPDNDSSLTHGTSLGISKGIHREKPYECKECGKFFSWRSNLTRHRLIHTGEKPYECKECGKSFSRSSHLIGHQKTHTGEEPYECKECGKSFSWFSHLVTHQRTHTGDKLYTCNQCGKSFVHSSRLIRHQRTHTGEKPYECPECGKSFRQNTHLILHQRTHVRVRPYECNECGKSYSQRSHLVVHHRTHTGLKPFECKDCGKCFSRSSHLYSHQRTHTREKPYECRACGKSFSQSSALIVHQRIHTGEKPYECCQCGKAFIRKNDLIKHQRIHTGEETYKCNQCGVVFSQNSPFIVHQIAHTGEQILTCHQCGTALVSSSNLIRYQTNHLTENTY